In the genome of Ptychodera flava strain L36383 chromosome 13, AS_Pfla_20210202, whole genome shotgun sequence, one region contains:
- the LOC139147570 gene encoding uncharacterized protein, with the protein MSSDLRILIKHYIKRLEMSAKRNIIIVVCVFTVFTGIYFMYFNHADAVDILAANKEMMNAKKNYPLKSHQEILHSANSAQRHVAAAAIIITEFGESAAPGNATKEGAATKSGNETKKLPEVAGERANVVMEINEVEIVQEQERVENTVDVNHKVDPQDFDWDKWVFDNDYVSIGDIYTKCDEDGRKLVGKTLLMADKENGGVKSVILFNITWPHEIEYGTIHMSVRYDNMELYSNKFDLCTVDEELFQCPLPAGPMAYKYEVHVPAYVPKGTFYSKAFLVDQDEVEVACGISEFNNL; encoded by the exons ATGTCTTCTGATTTAAGAATTCTGATAAAACATTACATCAAGAGACTAGAGATGAGCGCCAAAAGGAACATTATCATCGTTGTCTGTGTTTTCACGGTTTTCACTGGCATATATTTTATGTACTTCAACCATGCCGACGCGGTGGACATCCTGGCCGCCAACAAAGAGATGATGAACGCCAAGAAAAACTACCCGTTGAAGAGCCATCAGGAGATTCTCCACTCCGCCAACTCGGCGCAGAGACACGTCGCCGCCGCCGCCATCATCATCACGGAGTTCGGCGAATCGGCGGCACCTGGGAACGCAACGAAAGAAGGCGCAGCGACGAAGAGCGGCAACGAGACGAAAAAGCTGCCGGAGGTAGCCGGGGAACGCGCCAACGTTGTCATGGAAATCAACGAGGTGGAAATAGTGCAAGAACAGGAGAGAGTCGAAAACACGGTTGACGTTAACCACAAAGTCGATCCGCAAGATTTTGACTGGGATAAATGGGTTTTTGATAACGATTACGTATCAATCGGTGATATCTACACAAAATGTG aCGAAGATGGACGGAAGTTGGTTGGCAAAACTCTATTGATGGCAGACAAAGAAAACGGAGGGGTGAAATCGgtcattcttttcaacatcacaTGGC cccACGAAATAGAGTATGGGACAATCCATATGTCAGTAAGGTACGACAACATGGAACTGTACAGCAATAAATTTGATCTATGTACAGTAGACGAAGAGCTATTCCAGTGCCCGCTACCAGCCG GACCCATGGCTTACAAATACGAAGTCCATGTTCCAGCATATGTTCCAAAG GGCACATTTTACAGCAAAGCCTTTCTGGTGGATCAAGACGAAGTAGAAGTGGCGTGCGGAATCAGCGAGTTCAACAATCTATGA
- the LOC139147568 gene encoding malonate--CoA ligase ACSF3, mitochondrial-like — protein sequence MDTDKPLISLMNAAYQNSWKKTNWANHDAMLIYTSGTTSKPKGVAVTHANLHAQVENMVDAWEWTDDDIILHTLPLHHVHGITNCLATPLYCGATCVMMPKFDARKVWTRLLSDQNPRINIFMAVPTIYAKLIEYYNQTYQSPKVRDFIRGFCKENIRLMVSGSAALPAPVMAKWEEITGHVLLERYGMTEIGMALTNSLHGPRIPGAVGNPFPSVELQIVDGDGRVLATGSGANGTAVTQGMEEKAGELYVRGPSVFTKYWRRPTITVKSFTTDGWFKTGDTAVYQDGVYRILGRDIDIIKSGGYKISALEIERHLLANEKIKECVAFGLPDSMWGERVAVVAVLHEGESLTLMELKTWAADKLAHYKIPSVLECVDEIPKNAMGKVNKKEVRTLLFPEENQNTPL from the exons ATGGACACAGACAAACCGCTGATCTCGCTCATGAACGCAGCCTATCAGAACAGCTGGAAGAAGACAAACTGGGCCAACCATGATGCTATGCTAATTTACACCAGTGGTACGACCAGCAAACCGAAAGGTGTGGCTGTCACACATGCCAATTTGCATGCACAGGTGGAGAACATGGTTGACGCTTGGGAATGGACAGACGATGATATCATTTTGCATACATTACCACTACATCACGTCCATGGAATCACAAATTGCCTGGCCACACCACTCTACTGCGGTGCTACGTGTGTCATGATGCCTAAATTTGATGCCAGAAAG GTATGGACAAGATTGCTGAGTGATCAAAACCCAAGAATCAACATCTTCATGGCTGTGCCCACCATCTATGCCAAATTGATTGAGTATTATAATCAGACTTACCAATCTCCAAAAGTTCGGGATTTTATTCGGGGATTTTGCAAGGAAAATATCAG GCTTATGGTTTCTGGTTCAGCCGCTCTTCCGGCACCAGTGATGGCCAAATGGGAGGAAATCACTGGTCATGTGCTGCTGGAAAGGTACGGAATGACAGAGATTGGAATGGCTCTGACAAACTCCTTGCACGGCCCAAGAATTCCAG GTGCTGTCGGAAACCCTTTTCCGAGTGTTGAATTACAGATCGTAGATGGGGATGGCAGGGTGTTGGCTACTGGTAGCGGGGCCAACGGGACAGCGGTGACTCAGGGCATGGAGGAGAAAGCTGGAGAACTCTACGTCAGAGGGCCGTCAGTTTTCACAAAGTACTGGCGGCGACCTACAATTACCGTGAAGTCATTTACAACAGATGGATGGTTCAAAACAG GTGACACAGCGGTTTATCAGGATGGAGTGTATAGGATCCTAGGACGTGACATCGACATCATCAAAAGTGGCGGCTACAAGATCAGTGCTCTGGAGATAGAGCGCCACCTATTGGCCAACGAGAAAATCAAGGAGTGCGTGGCCTTCGGTCTGCCTGACAGCATGTGGGGAGAACGCGTTGCTGTAGTCGCCGTGCTCCATGAGGGGGAATCCCTGACTCTGATGGAACTGAAAACCTGGGCTGCGGACAAGCTGGCGCACTACAAGATCCCATCAGTGTTGGAGTGCGTGGATGAAATTCCCAAGAATGCCATGGGCAAAGTGAATAAGAAAGAAGTGAGGACATTGCTGTTTCCTGAAGAGAATCAGAATACACCGCTATGA